From a single Nostoc edaphicum CCNP1411 genomic region:
- a CDS encoding Dynamin family protein, giving the protein MFSESDRRGIVQRFTSLREKELEIIKFTELGDKNITVADKLFVFLSRIDSLATPEALQTHIEEASQDWFRRAKLPQERIIYGSAGAYLVLNGLAGEQTRLEIGDANNIQAQLKKLTGIIDEETLNKKGTGIPEIKEKIFNYINTERVFILKKRCEASINTILTTSEEIYNLVSKRYPENPEDAKRFEEDRRRVLFSEWWNHRWEEKKADLQKFYDSSVTNNSLDNLTENSATSLAKFKERYLQIVASEIQKLKEEAFRKKAIIFAANSFPQFDRMKANFAWREDLYGDISKLLSSIARQLAMELKDEALNLVEYMTTLLWGSKQVKERLIDKSEEYFLSKLENSLSVLFLRFARPVAEVLIRAPLNSDARDKIAKSLGVDIEIVDNYYTGEEAAFQVLKRYAKYGYKLLYHPDTRQQILGIKGIVAPIINVVTKSTIDVSSEFQSPQDDVIFEVENDINAFEEYLRAAIFEASGFESYCIQELKGLIDSFREKQGTWTGIANNEWLQENPLLLAEIPPELRSQESNLEVSDRLRQLSTALKICITYQNTRRDRFSLASD; this is encoded by the coding sequence AGAAGGAACTAGAAATCATCAAATTCACAGAACTTGGTGATAAAAACATTACCGTTGCTGATAAACTTTTTGTATTTTTAAGTCGGATTGACTCATTAGCCACTCCAGAAGCACTTCAAACTCATATTGAAGAAGCATCTCAAGATTGGTTTAGACGTGCCAAACTTCCACAGGAACGTATTATATATGGTTCTGCGGGAGCATATCTAGTTTTGAATGGATTAGCTGGAGAGCAGACAAGGTTAGAGATTGGTGACGCAAACAATATTCAAGCCCAGTTAAAAAAATTAACTGGAATTATCGATGAGGAAACTTTAAATAAGAAAGGTACTGGAATTCCAGAAATCAAAGAAAAAATATTTAATTATATTAATACTGAACGTGTATTTATCTTAAAAAAGAGATGCGAGGCTTCTATAAATACAATCTTAACTACCTCTGAAGAAATTTATAATTTAGTTAGCAAACGTTATCCTGAAAACCCTGAAGACGCAAAACGATTTGAAGAAGACCGTAGACGAGTTTTGTTTAGCGAATGGTGGAATCATAGATGGGAAGAGAAGAAAGCTGATCTCCAAAAATTTTATGATTCTTCTGTTACCAATAACTCTCTCGATAATTTAACCGAGAATTCTGCAACTAGCCTCGCCAAATTTAAAGAGAGATATCTACAAATTGTAGCCAGTGAAATCCAAAAACTGAAAGAAGAAGCATTTAGAAAAAAAGCTATTATCTTTGCTGCCAATTCATTCCCACAGTTTGATCGTATGAAAGCTAATTTCGCTTGGCGTGAAGATTTATATGGCGACATTAGCAAGCTTTTATCTTCTATAGCCAGACAACTCGCTATGGAATTGAAAGATGAGGCATTAAATTTAGTCGAATATATGACAACATTATTGTGGGGGAGTAAGCAAGTAAAAGAAAGATTAATTGATAAATCGGAAGAATACTTTTTATCTAAGCTAGAAAATAGCTTAAGCGTTCTATTTTTACGTTTTGCCCGTCCAGTAGCAGAAGTATTAATTCGCGCTCCACTTAATAGCGATGCCCGCGATAAGATTGCTAAGAGCCTTGGTGTAGATATTGAAATAGTTGATAACTATTACACGGGAGAAGAAGCCGCTTTTCAAGTCCTCAAAAGATATGCAAAATATGGTTATAAATTACTCTATCATCCTGATACAAGACAACAGATTTTAGGAATAAAAGGAATCGTAGCACCTATTATTAATGTTGTCACAAAAAGTACTATAGATGTTTCCAGTGAATTTCAATCTCCGCAAGATGATGTAATATTTGAAGTTGAAAATGATATTAATGCTTTTGAAGAATACTTGCGTGCTGCAATTTTTGAAGCATCAGGTTTTGAATCGTACTGTATTCAAGAACTAAAGGGCTTGATTGATAGTTTTAGAGAAAAGCAAGGCACATGGACGGGGATTGCCAATAACGAATGGTTGCAAGAAAATCCGCTTTTGTTGGCAGAGATACCACCAGAACTGCGATCGCAAGAGTCTAACTTAGAAGTTAGCGATCGCTTGCGCCAATTATCTACTGCATTAAAAATCTGCATCACCTACCAGAACACAAGGCGCGATCGCTTTTCATTAGCTTCTGATTAG